In Candidatus Sulfurimonas marisnigri, a single genomic region encodes these proteins:
- a CDS encoding MFS transporter, whose product MSTLLATFYFFYFSIIGVYIIFMPKVLAMAGYSASEIGIIFAAGPLVRFLVPFAFIKGLKLTINIFKMALIIMFLSSLSFYFSLDSFYKLLFSNIGLGIGLSLVLPYIELISLKHIGKERYGKIRLFGSVGFVLVALVLVKFLSSGEVALNYLLALTFITAIIAFIIAKNAQGILDKTEVVQNDIDILADWKLWAGLTLMQVSFGSFYNFFTIYETDYGVSLDMTIYLWSFGVVAEIFMLFFQGKLLRNNLLLILQITTFATAIRWLLLFLFPQNLIVLFFAQAMHALSFALFHSAAISYLYYLYKHKSLAQQFFSGITYGAGAFMGALIAGYVYELYPKYLFLSATFIALMATLFLYLWGVSIKKLSSTSSPQLD is encoded by the coding sequence ATGTCAACACTTCTAGCAACTTTTTATTTCTTCTATTTTTCCATCATTGGTGTTTATATAATCTTTATGCCAAAAGTATTAGCTATGGCTGGATACTCTGCCAGCGAGATAGGTATAATTTTCGCGGCAGGACCATTAGTTCGTTTTTTAGTTCCTTTTGCTTTTATAAAAGGTTTGAAATTAACTATAAATATTTTTAAAATGGCCCTTATTATAATGTTTTTAAGTTCACTCTCATTTTACTTTTCATTAGATAGCTTCTATAAATTGCTATTTTCAAATATAGGATTGGGAATAGGACTTAGTTTAGTGCTTCCATATATAGAACTGATATCACTAAAGCATATAGGTAAAGAGAGATATGGAAAAATCAGACTGTTTGGTTCAGTCGGTTTTGTTTTAGTGGCGTTAGTGTTAGTAAAGTTTTTAAGTTCCGGAGAAGTAGCACTTAACTATCTCTTAGCTTTGACTTTTATAACTGCTATCATAGCTTTTATTATTGCAAAAAATGCGCAAGGAATACTTGATAAAACAGAAGTTGTACAAAACGATATAGATATCCTCGCAGATTGGAAGCTCTGGGCGGGTTTAACTCTTATGCAGGTTAGCTTTGGCTCTTTTTACAACTTTTTTACTATATATGAGACAGACTACGGAGTCAGCTTAGATATGACCATATATCTTTGGAGTTTTGGTGTTGTAGCCGAGATATTTATGCTATTTTTTCAAGGGAAACTTCTGCGAAATAATTTGCTCCTAATACTTCAAATCACCACTTTCGCAACTGCTATCAGATGGTTATTACTATTTTTGTTTCCTCAAAATTTAATAGTTCTTTTCTTTGCGCAGGCAATGCATGCTCTTAGTTTTGCACTGTTTCACTCAGCAGCAATCAGTTACCTCTACTATCTCTATAAACATAAGTCTTTGGCACAACAGTTTTTCTCAGGAATCACTTATGGAGCTGGGGCTTTTATGGGGGCTTTGATTGCTGGATATGTGTACGAGTTATATCCGAAGTATCTATTTTTAAGTGCGACTTTCATCGCACTAATGGCAACTTTATTTTTATATCTATGGGGAGTGAGTATAAAAAAATTATCTTCTACTAGTAGTCCGCAATTAGATTAA
- a CDS encoding DUF481 domain-containing protein has translation MKKIILSTLAISSLAMAMDEAQIKLDITDTKAKIKELNANLKQLKAQLPKKDSEFMTHTELGYITTSGNTNTETFNLDAKVKKNWGSHVVTLSALMQYGTESEIENKNRVVVELEYDYDITDRLSFGYLVGYKDDKFSGFDYQLYTGPGAKYKAIKTATQKLSLEGNILYALDSIQDTYKDGLGNVVSYPFPAGSINQNDGVNNSYASYRAKAIYNWQALENLKFNQELSYRSEFSDSQNYFAYSKTSFSSKVSDIFSAGVSLQADYVNKPAVGKTSTDRTITFNLIADY, from the coding sequence ATGAAAAAAATCATATTAAGCACACTAGCTATAAGCTCATTAGCTATGGCAATGGATGAAGCACAGATAAAACTAGATATTACAGATACAAAGGCAAAAATAAAAGAGCTAAACGCTAATCTAAAGCAACTAAAAGCTCAGTTGCCAAAAAAAGACAGCGAATTCATGACACATACTGAACTTGGGTATATTACCACTTCTGGGAATACAAATACAGAGACGTTTAACCTTGATGCAAAAGTTAAAAAGAACTGGGGCTCACATGTAGTAACTTTATCTGCTCTTATGCAATACGGGACTGAGAGCGAGATTGAAAATAAAAATAGAGTTGTAGTGGAGCTTGAATACGATTATGATATTACAGATAGATTATCTTTTGGCTACTTAGTTGGTTATAAAGATGATAAATTTTCTGGTTTTGACTATCAATTATATACTGGTCCTGGTGCTAAGTATAAAGCTATAAAAACAGCTACTCAGAAGCTTAGCTTAGAGGGGAATATTCTTTATGCTCTTGATAGTATTCAAGATACATATAAAGATGGTCTGGGTAATGTCGTTAGTTACCCATTCCCTGCTGGAAGCATTAACCAAAATGATGGAGTTAATAACTCTTATGCATCATATAGAGCTAAAGCTATATATAATTGGCAGGCTCTGGAAAACCTGAAATTTAATCAAGAGCTTAGCTATAGATCAGAGTTCTCTGATTCACAAAACTATTTTGCCTACTCAAAAACTTCATTTTCTAGTAAAGTATCAGATATATTTTCTGCTGGTGTAAGTCTGCAGGCAGATTATGTAAATAAGCCGGCAGTAGGTAAAACTAGCACAGATAGAACTATTACTTTTAATCTAATTGCGGACTACTAG